From Physeter macrocephalus isolate SW-GA unplaced genomic scaffold, ASM283717v5 random_82, whole genome shotgun sequence, a single genomic window includes:
- the CEBPE gene encoding CCAAT/enhancer-binding protein epsilon, with translation MSHGTYYECEPRAGQQPLEFSGARVGPGELGDMCEHEASIDLSAYIESGEEQLLSDLFAVKPAPEARGLKGPGTPAFPHYLPPDPRSFAYPPHTFGPDRKALGPGIYSTPGSYDPRAVAVKEEPRGPEGSRGASRSGYNPLQYQVAHCGQTAMHLPPALAAPSQPLRVLKAPLAAAAPPCSPLLKAPSPAGASHKGKKAVNKDSLEYRLRRERNNIAVRKSRDKAKRRILETQQKVLEYMAENERLRSRVEQLTQELDTLRNLFRQIPEAANLIKGVGGCS, from the exons ATGTCCCACGGGACCTACTACGAGTGCGAGCCCCGGGCTGGCCAGCAGCCACTTGAGTTCTCAGGGGCCCGAGTGGggcctggggagctgggggaCATGTGTGAGCATGAGGCCTCCATCGATCTGTCTGCCTACATCGAGTCTGGGGAGGAACAGCTCCTCTCTGACCTCTTTGCTGTGAAGCCGGCACCTGAGGCCCGAGGCCTTAAGGGCCCTGGAACCCCTGCCTTCCCCCACTACCTGCCGCCTGACCCGCGGTCCTTCGCCTACCCGCCACATACCTTCGGCCCCGACAGGAAGGCCTTGGGGCCTGGCATCTACAGCACCCCAGGGAGCTACGACCCCAGGGCTGTGGCTGTGAAGGAAGAGCCTCGGGGGCCCGAGGGCAGCCGGGGGGCCAGCCGCAGCGGCTACAACCCTCTGCAGTACCAAGTGGCACACTGTGGGCAGACGGCCATGCACCTGCCCCCGGCCCTGGCAGCACCCAGCCAGCCCTTGCGCGTCCTCAAG GCCCCTTTGGCCGCTGCCGCGcccccctgcagccccctcctcaAGGCGCCCTCACCGGCTGGCGCCTCGCACAAGGGCAAGAAGGCCGTGAACAAAGACAGCCTGGAGTACCGGCTGCGGCGGGAACGGAACAACATCGCGGTGCGCAAGAGCCGGGACAAGGCCAAGAGGCGCATTCTGGAGACTCAGCAGAAGGTTCTAGAGTACATGGCCGAGAATGAGCGTCTGCGCAGCCGCGTGGAGCAGCTGACCCAGGAGCTGGACACCCTTCGCAACCTCTTCCGCCAGATCCCTGAGGCGGCCAACCTCATCAAGGGCGTAGGGGGCTGCAGCTGA